A single Anatilimnocola floriformis DNA region contains:
- a CDS encoding HAD-IIA family hydrolase translates to MGSFGFLIDMDGVIYKGKQVVEGANRFIQRLLDDQVPFAFLTNNSQRTRRDGVIKLARMGIHVDESHIFTCAMATARFLAAQKPGGTAFVIGEGGLLQALHKNGYAIVDDDPDYVVVGEGRTFNMEIVEAAVRMILRGSKLIATNIDPNCPTAHGLRPGCGAIVAMLETATGLKAFSVGKPSPVMMRAARKELGLSTAGTIMIGDTMETDILGGVSMGYRTVLVLSGSTRREDLIRYAYRPDIVLNSIADLSDEQNYQRVIEGLCEPAPVAEAAA, encoded by the coding sequence ATGGGATCGTTTGGATTTTTGATCGACATGGATGGCGTGATCTACAAAGGGAAGCAGGTGGTCGAGGGAGCGAACCGCTTCATTCAAAGGCTGCTCGACGACCAGGTGCCGTTCGCCTTCCTCACGAACAACAGCCAGCGCACGCGCCGCGATGGCGTGATCAAACTAGCCCGCATGGGCATTCACGTCGATGAGAGTCACATCTTCACTTGCGCGATGGCGACCGCGCGGTTTCTCGCGGCGCAAAAGCCGGGTGGCACGGCGTTCGTGATTGGCGAAGGTGGTTTGCTGCAAGCGCTGCACAAGAATGGTTACGCGATTGTCGACGACGATCCCGATTATGTCGTGGTCGGCGAAGGTCGCACGTTCAACATGGAAATTGTCGAAGCCGCCGTGCGAATGATCCTCCGCGGCTCGAAGTTGATCGCGACCAATATCGATCCAAATTGCCCGACTGCGCACGGCTTGCGGCCGGGTTGCGGCGCGATTGTGGCGATGCTGGAAACGGCAACCGGCCTGAAGGCCTTCAGCGTCGGCAAGCCGAGCCCGGTGATGATGCGCGCAGCACGCAAAGAACTCGGGCTGTCGACGGCTGGCACGATCATGATCGGCGACACGATGGAAACTGATATTCTCGGCGGCGTGTCGATGGGCTATCGCACCGTGCTGGTGCTGAGCGGTTCGACGCGGCGTGAAGATCTCATTCGCTACGCCTATCGGCCTGACATTGTGCTGAACTCGATCGCCGATCTATCGGACGAGCAAAACTACCAGCGCGTGATCGAAGGTTTGTGCGAACCCGCGCCGGTGGCAGAAGCCGCAGCGTAA